One Methylobacterium sp. AMS5 genomic region harbors:
- a CDS encoding NAD(P)-dependent alcohol dehydrogenase, whose product MRAYEMSAAAGLDSWKSAERPTPEPGRGQVLVRMRAASLNYRDLLICEGRYPFAVNLDRLIPLSDGAGEIVALGAGVRRFTGGERVAGIFSQSWLGGAQVADTWQTALGGAIDGVLTEYQVFDEDGLVRLPDHLSFEEGATLPCAAVTAWNALYGLKPLRAGETVLTLGTGGVSIFAIQLAHAAGARVIATSSSDAKLEKARALGAHDTINYRTHPDWEGEVRRLTGGTGVDHVVEVGGTGTLPRSIASARPGGHIGLIGLLAQGEAFDPLAILGASCIVRGVAVGPREMFEDMNRSIALHGIKPVIDRVYGFDAAPAALKALAEAGHVGKIVIRIG is encoded by the coding sequence ATGCGCGCCTACGAGATGTCCGCCGCCGCCGGCCTCGACAGTTGGAAGAGTGCCGAGCGCCCGACGCCCGAACCGGGGCGCGGGCAGGTCCTGGTCCGGATGCGCGCCGCCTCCCTCAACTATCGCGATCTGCTGATCTGCGAGGGCCGCTACCCGTTCGCGGTCAACCTCGACCGGCTGATCCCTCTCTCCGATGGGGCCGGTGAGATCGTGGCGCTCGGCGCGGGCGTGCGCCGCTTCACCGGCGGCGAGCGGGTTGCCGGAATCTTCTCGCAGAGCTGGCTCGGCGGTGCGCAGGTGGCCGACACGTGGCAGACGGCGCTCGGCGGCGCCATCGACGGGGTGCTGACCGAATATCAGGTGTTCGACGAGGACGGGCTGGTCAGGCTGCCCGATCATCTCAGTTTCGAGGAGGGGGCGACGCTGCCCTGTGCGGCGGTGACGGCCTGGAACGCGCTCTACGGGCTCAAGCCCCTGCGGGCCGGCGAGACGGTGCTGACGCTCGGCACCGGCGGCGTCTCGATCTTCGCGATCCAGCTCGCCCACGCGGCCGGTGCGCGGGTCATCGCCACTTCGTCGAGCGATGCCAAGCTGGAGAAGGCCCGCGCACTCGGCGCACACGACACGATCAACTACCGCACCCATCCCGATTGGGAGGGCGAGGTGCGCCGGCTGACGGGCGGAACGGGCGTCGATCATGTCGTCGAGGTCGGCGGCACCGGGACGCTCCCGCGCTCCATCGCCTCGGCCCGGCCCGGTGGGCATATCGGCTTGATCGGCCTGCTGGCCCAGGGCGAGGCGTTCGACCCGCTGGCGATCCTCGGCGCGAGCTGCATCGTGCGCGGCGTCGCCGTCGGCCCACGGGAGATGTTCGAGGACATGAACCGCTCGATCGCCCTGCACGGGATCAAGCCGGTGATCGACCGGGTCTACGGTTTCGACGCGGCGCCGGCGGCCCTCAAAGCCTTGGCCGAGGCAGGGCATGTCGGCAAGATCGTGATCCGGATCGGTTGA
- a CDS encoding NADP-dependent isocitrate dehydrogenase, with protein sequence MAKIKVANPVVELDGDEMTRIIWAEIKNKLIHPYLDLDLDYYDLGVEHRDATNDQVTIDAAEAIKRHGVGVKCATITPDEARVEEFKLKEMWRSPNGTIRNILGGVIFREPIICKNVPRLVPGWTQPFVIGRHAYGDQYRATDFKVPGKGRLTIKFEGDDGAVIEKEVFKFPDAGVAMSMYNLDQSIIDFARASFNYGLARKYPVYLSTKNTILKVYDGRFKDLFQKVFDEEFKSKFQSLGLVYEHRLIDDMVASCLKWSGGYVWACKNYDGDVQSDTAAQGFGSLGLMTSVLMTPDGQTVEAEAAHGTVTRHYREHQKGKATSTNSIASIFAWTRGLSHRAKLDGNADLATFAATLEKVCVDTVEAGHMTKDLALLVGPDQKWLTTDGFLDKVDENLKTAMAV encoded by the coding sequence ATGGCGAAGATCAAGGTGGCCAATCCGGTCGTCGAGCTCGACGGCGACGAGATGACCCGGATCATCTGGGCGGAGATCAAGAACAAGCTCATCCACCCCTACCTCGATCTCGACCTCGACTATTACGACCTCGGTGTCGAGCACCGCGACGCCACGAACGATCAGGTGACGATCGATGCCGCCGAGGCGATCAAGCGCCACGGCGTCGGCGTGAAATGCGCCACGATCACGCCGGACGAGGCCCGCGTCGAGGAATTCAAGCTCAAGGAGATGTGGCGTTCGCCCAACGGCACGATCCGCAACATCCTCGGCGGCGTCATCTTCCGCGAGCCGATCATCTGCAAGAACGTGCCGCGCCTCGTGCCGGGCTGGACCCAGCCCTTCGTGATCGGCCGCCACGCCTACGGCGACCAGTATCGCGCCACCGACTTCAAGGTGCCGGGCAAGGGCCGCCTCACCATCAAGTTCGAGGGTGACGACGGCGCCGTCATCGAGAAGGAAGTGTTCAAGTTCCCCGACGCCGGCGTCGCGATGTCGATGTACAACCTCGACCAGTCGATCATCGACTTCGCCCGGGCCTCGTTCAACTACGGTCTGGCCCGCAAGTACCCGGTCTATCTGTCGACCAAGAACACCATCCTCAAGGTCTACGACGGCCGCTTCAAGGATCTGTTCCAGAAGGTGTTCGACGAGGAGTTCAAGTCGAAGTTCCAGTCGCTCGGCCTCGTCTACGAGCATCGCCTGATCGACGACATGGTGGCCTCGTGCCTCAAGTGGTCGGGCGGCTACGTCTGGGCCTGCAAGAACTACGACGGCGACGTGCAGTCGGACACGGCGGCGCAGGGCTTCGGCTCGCTCGGCCTGATGACCTCGGTGCTGATGACGCCGGACGGCCAGACCGTGGAGGCCGAGGCCGCCCACGGCACCGTGACGCGCCACTACCGCGAGCACCAGAAGGGCAAGGCGACCTCGACCAACTCGATCGCCTCGATCTTCGCCTGGACCCGCGGCCTGTCGCACCGGGCCAAGCTCGACGGCAACGCCGATCTCGCGACGTTCGCCGCGACCCTGGAGAAGGTCTGCGTCGATACGGTCGAGGCCGGCCACATGACGAAGGATCTCGCCCTCCTCGTCGGCCCGGACCAGAAGTGGCTCACCACCGACGGCTTCCTCGACAAGGTCGATGAGAACCTGAAGACGGCGATGGCCGTCTGA
- a CDS encoding nucleoside deaminase: MPDHESYLREATELALANVAEGGRPYGAVIVREGEVVARAANRIHRTNDPSDHAEMVALREASRRLGRPKLDDCIVYASGRPCPMCHAAMRLAGVKQGYFAFTAEEAEAEGLLSAGIYAELCRPLEEQPMQVRHHPLTDEPSPYRAWAERKGR; this comes from the coding sequence ATGCCAGACCACGAGAGCTATCTGCGCGAGGCGACCGAACTCGCGCTCGCCAACGTCGCCGAGGGGGGCCGCCCCTACGGCGCGGTGATCGTGCGCGAGGGCGAGGTCGTGGCCCGTGCGGCCAACCGTATCCACCGCACCAACGATCCGAGCGATCACGCCGAGATGGTGGCGCTACGGGAGGCGAGCCGGCGGCTCGGCCGGCCCAAGCTCGACGATTGCATCGTCTACGCCAGCGGGCGGCCCTGCCCGATGTGCCATGCGGCGATGCGGCTGGCCGGGGTTAAACAAGGCTACTTCGCCTTCACCGCCGAAGAGGCGGAGGCCGAGGGTCTGCTCAGTGCCGGGATCTATGCCGAGCTGTGCCGGCCGCTGGAAGAGCAGCCGATGCAGGTGCGCCACCACCCGCTGACCGACGAGCCGAGCCCCTACCGCGCCTGGGCGGAGCGGAAGGGGCGCTGA
- a CDS encoding formaldehyde-activating enzyme codes for MSDRIILRAGEALVAGGPPNTASEPEVIIGELDGPVGTALATLTGDQVVGHSRVFALLNTDIMVRPVTLCVSKVSVTENKYTSILMGTVQYAIANGVLDAVRAGYIPKEKANDLGIICSVWLSPGVIQAESVDHKALFEIQRKGMTEAIRKAMTNEPSIDWLLENQDKIVHKYYQMGLDGKI; via the coding sequence ATGAGCGACCGCATCATCCTGCGCGCCGGCGAGGCCCTCGTCGCGGGCGGCCCGCCCAACACCGCGTCCGAGCCCGAGGTCATCATCGGCGAGCTCGACGGGCCGGTCGGCACCGCGCTCGCCACCCTCACCGGCGATCAGGTCGTCGGCCACAGCCGCGTCTTCGCGCTCCTGAACACCGACATCATGGTCCGCCCGGTGACGCTATGCGTCTCCAAGGTAAGCGTGACCGAGAACAAGTACACCTCGATCCTGATGGGCACGGTGCAGTACGCCATCGCCAACGGCGTGCTCGACGCGGTGCGGGCCGGCTACATCCCCAAGGAGAAGGCCAACGACCTCGGCATCATCTGCTCGGTCTGGCTCAGCCCGGGCGTGATCCAGGCCGAGAGCGTCGATCACAAGGCGCTGTTCGAGATCCAGCGCAAGGGCATGACCGAAGCGATCCGCAAGGCCATGACCAACGAGCCCTCGATCGACTGGCTTCTCGAGAACCAGGACAAGATCGTGCACAAGTACTACCAGATGGGCCTCGACGGTAAGATCTGA
- a CDS encoding SHOCT domain-containing protein: protein MIEDPEHRHAGLQALAERHGVSLEAVRHLLRALQAGQGNMAQFDHPDLGGFGQWSRGGMVMVGRMNDHALKAQVDALCTELATALPLAGFREEAASGNWWPDELGLPSSAGAQNATRYAFFPERRRLAIETGGRLTLYDTGDRLVTGVSQQQGGSASLRFSGPQGSFSLEDLTPVERDAGGAAPSAPQPAVDTSVAAFASSSVAPAASPVPSAAAAIRPGAAPSGTPSGAGPDDILSILERLADLHKKGVLTEDEFSAKKAELLARL, encoded by the coding sequence ATGATCGAAGACCCCGAGCATCGGCACGCCGGGCTTCAAGCCTTGGCCGAGCGGCACGGCGTCAGCCTGGAAGCGGTGCGCCACCTTCTGCGCGCGCTCCAGGCGGGCCAGGGCAACATGGCCCAGTTCGACCACCCCGATCTCGGCGGCTTCGGACAATGGTCGCGTGGCGGCATGGTGATGGTCGGGCGCATGAACGACCATGCCCTGAAGGCGCAGGTCGATGCCCTGTGCACCGAACTCGCCACGGCCCTGCCGCTCGCCGGCTTCCGCGAGGAAGCCGCCTCGGGCAATTGGTGGCCGGACGAACTGGGGCTGCCGTCGAGCGCGGGGGCGCAGAACGCGACGCGCTACGCCTTCTTCCCCGAGCGCCGACGCCTCGCCATCGAGACCGGCGGGCGGCTCACCCTCTATGACACCGGGGACCGCCTCGTCACCGGCGTGAGCCAGCAGCAGGGCGGAAGCGCCTCGCTGCGCTTCAGCGGACCGCAGGGGAGCTTCTCGCTGGAAGATCTGACGCCGGTCGAGCGGGATGCGGGGGGGGCGGCGCCGTCGGCGCCCCAACCGGCGGTGGACACGAGTGTCGCCGCGTTCGCGTCGTCATCGGTCGCCCCTGCGGCCAGCCCGGTTCCGTCGGCGGCCGCCGCCATCCGGCCGGGGGCGGCACCCTCCGGTACACCTTCGGGCGCAGGCCCGGACGACATCCTCTCGATCCTCGAACGCCTGGCCGACCTGCACAAGAAAGGCGTGCTGACCGAGGACGAGTTCTCTGCCAAGAAGGCGGAGTTGCTGGCGCGGCTCTGA
- the glgX gene encoding glycogen debranching protein GlgX produces the protein MADTDRTATPRPRTSRTRIREGSPHPRGATWDGRGVNFALFSAHATKVELCLFDDAGEKEIERIELPEYTDEVWHGYLPDARPGTIYGYRVHGPYEPEAGHRFNPNKLLIDPYAKGLVGTIQWNPALFGYQMETGDDLTFDERDSAPYTRRSRVIDPAFTWGRDVKPRVPWERTIVYETHVKGFTKLHPAVPEKLRGTYAGLGNPAVLDYIKSLGVTSVELLPVHSFVQDDYLQQKDLINYWGYNTISFFTPARRYAAVPDFAFSEFKEMVARMHGAGLEVILDVVYNHTAEGNEKGPTLSFKGVDNASYYRLLPNQPRYYINDTGTGNTFNLSHPRVLQLVTDSLRYWATEMRVDGFRFDLATILGREPYGFDEGGGFLDTCRQDPVLNDVKLIAEPWDCGPGGYQVGGFPPGWAEWNDRFRDDVRGYWKGDAGLLPGLASRITASADKFNKRGRRPWASVNFITAHDGFTLNDTVSYNEKHNEANEEGNRDGHGHNLSYNYGVEGPTDDPEIRSVRLRQMRNMLATLFLSKGTPMLLAGDEFARTQKGNNNAYCQDNEVSWVDWGAIGEEERDLAEFTQRLILLRNALPMLSRGRFVTGAYDEEFGVKDVTWLTPTGTEMSPENWNDGNSRTLAVLLDGRAQASGIHKRGGDATLLLFYNAYHDVVDFTFPEAPGGTSWTRLLDTNLPDSQEVESFAVGESYSVTGRSMLMFVLKPVENEDEEHSDMERSYQYVMQAFERANVESVSFGIDEEA, from the coding sequence ATGGCCGATACCGACAGGACTGCGACGCCGAGGCCGCGCACATCGCGCACGCGTATCCGCGAAGGCTCGCCGCATCCCCGCGGTGCGACCTGGGATGGCCGCGGCGTGAACTTCGCGCTGTTCTCGGCCCACGCCACGAAGGTCGAGCTGTGCCTGTTCGACGATGCCGGCGAGAAGGAAATCGAGCGCATCGAGCTGCCCGAGTACACCGACGAGGTCTGGCACGGCTACCTGCCGGACGCGCGCCCCGGCACGATCTACGGCTACCGCGTCCACGGCCCCTACGAGCCCGAGGCCGGCCACCGCTTCAACCCGAACAAGCTCCTCATCGACCCCTACGCCAAGGGTCTGGTCGGCACGATCCAGTGGAACCCGGCCCTGTTCGGCTACCAGATGGAGACGGGCGACGACCTCACCTTCGATGAGCGCGATTCCGCTCCCTACACCCGCCGCTCGCGCGTGATCGATCCGGCCTTCACCTGGGGCCGGGACGTGAAGCCCCGCGTGCCGTGGGAGCGCACCATCGTCTACGAGACCCACGTGAAGGGCTTCACCAAGTTGCACCCGGCGGTGCCGGAGAAGCTGCGCGGCACCTATGCCGGCCTCGGCAACCCGGCGGTGCTCGACTACATCAAGAGCCTCGGCGTCACCTCGGTCGAGCTGCTGCCGGTGCATTCCTTCGTGCAGGACGACTACCTGCAGCAGAAGGATCTCATCAATTACTGGGGCTACAACACCATCTCGTTCTTCACGCCCGCCCGGCGCTACGCGGCGGTGCCGGATTTCGCCTTCTCCGAGTTCAAGGAGATGGTCGCCCGCATGCACGGCGCCGGCCTCGAAGTGATCCTCGACGTGGTCTACAACCACACGGCCGAGGGCAACGAGAAGGGCCCGACACTCTCGTTCAAGGGCGTCGACAACGCCTCCTACTACCGTCTGCTGCCGAACCAGCCGCGCTACTACATCAACGATACCGGCACCGGGAACACCTTCAACCTCTCGCATCCCCGCGTGCTGCAGCTCGTCACCGACAGCTTGCGATACTGGGCGACCGAGATGCGGGTCGACGGCTTCCGCTTCGATCTGGCCACCATTCTCGGCCGCGAGCCCTACGGCTTCGACGAGGGCGGCGGCTTCCTCGATACCTGCCGTCAGGATCCCGTCCTCAACGACGTGAAGCTCATCGCCGAGCCGTGGGATTGCGGCCCCGGCGGCTATCAGGTCGGCGGCTTCCCGCCGGGCTGGGCCGAGTGGAACGACCGCTTCCGCGACGACGTGCGCGGCTACTGGAAGGGCGATGCCGGGCTGCTGCCGGGGCTCGCCTCGCGCATCACCGCCTCGGCCGACAAGTTCAACAAGCGCGGACGCCGCCCTTGGGCCTCGGTGAACTTCATCACCGCCCATGACGGCTTCACGCTGAACGACACGGTCTCGTACAACGAGAAGCACAACGAGGCGAACGAAGAGGGCAATCGCGACGGGCACGGCCACAACCTCTCCTACAATTACGGCGTCGAGGGCCCGACCGACGATCCCGAGATCCGCTCGGTGCGTCTGCGCCAGATGCGCAACATGCTGGCGACCCTGTTCCTGTCGAAGGGCACGCCCATGCTGCTCGCCGGCGACGAGTTCGCCCGCACGCAGAAGGGCAACAACAACGCCTATTGCCAGGACAACGAGGTCAGTTGGGTCGATTGGGGCGCCATCGGCGAGGAGGAGCGGGATCTGGCCGAGTTCACGCAGCGCCTGATCCTGCTGCGCAATGCCCTGCCGATGCTGTCGCGCGGACGCTTCGTCACCGGGGCCTACGACGAGGAGTTCGGCGTCAAGGACGTGACCTGGCTCACGCCGACCGGCACCGAGATGAGCCCGGAGAACTGGAACGACGGCAACTCGCGAACCCTCGCCGTACTGCTCGACGGGCGCGCCCAGGCGAGCGGCATCCACAAGCGCGGCGGCGATGCCACCCTGCTCTTGTTCTACAACGCCTATCACGACGTGGTGGACTTCACCTTCCCCGAGGCGCCGGGCGGCACCTCGTGGACGCGGCTACTCGATACCAACCTGCCCGACAGCCAGGAGGTGGAAAGCTTCGCCGTCGGCGAGAGCTACTCGGTCACGGGACGCTCGATGCTGATGTTCGTCCTCAAGCCCGTCGAGAACGAGGACGAGGAGCACAGCGACATGGAGCGCTCCTACCAGTACGTGATGCAGGCCTTCGAGCGGGCAAATGTCGAGAGCGTGAGCTTCGGCATCGACGAGGAGGCCTGA
- a CDS encoding ETC complex I subunit, translating to MPSARIYRPAKDPTQSGLARTKQWVLEFDQTEPRETDPLMGWTGSSDMLQQVRLEFDTSDEAVAYAKASGIAYRVEETPPPIARKGLSYSDNFKFNRTAPWTH from the coding sequence ATGCCGAGCGCCCGCATCTACCGTCCCGCCAAGGATCCTACGCAGTCCGGGCTCGCCCGCACCAAGCAGTGGGTTCTGGAGTTCGACCAGACCGAACCGCGCGAGACCGACCCGCTGATGGGCTGGACCGGCTCCTCCGACATGCTGCAGCAGGTGCGGCTCGAATTCGACACCTCGGACGAGGCGGTCGCCTATGCCAAGGCTTCGGGCATCGCCTACCGCGTCGAGGAGACGCCGCCGCCGATCGCGCGCAAGGGCCTGTCCTACTCCGACAATTTCAAATTCAACCGCACGGCGCCCTGGACGCACTGA
- a CDS encoding hybrid sensor histidine kinase/response regulator, whose product MTDIPEKRPHSVHPSVEAGAEGHEFESGSGIFFAAVAMTRMPMVVVDPNRDDQPIVFVNQAFLEMTGYARDEVIGRNCRFLQGPETDPATRALVREAVAARRDVATEILNYRKDGSSFWNALFVSPVYNAAGDLLYFFGSQLDITRRRLAEDALHQAQKMEAIGQLTGGIAHDFNNLLQVILGYADSLATNLERPDADRGRMGRAVGNIRDAAERASTLTQQLLAFARKQRLDGRTLNLNGLVSEMKELAGRTLGDAVTIETDLAPDLWPCRIDRTQAEVALLNVLINARDAMPEGGRVTIATRNEESGRPDGSGPFVSVAVTDTGAGIPSDMLARVMDPFFTTKEEGKGTGLGLSMVYGFAKQSGGFAQIESVMGEGTTVCLSFPASDAASAPESAAPAAIVEERPGTETILIVDDRADVAELARAILRDYGYGTLMARHGREALEILNDHPEIDLLFSDLIMPGGMDGLALAREARRRHPDLKILLTTGYAEASLERTGIERPEFDILNKPYRRAELIRRVRAAIDAPSRS is encoded by the coding sequence ATGACCGACATCCCCGAGAAGAGACCCCACAGCGTCCATCCCAGCGTCGAGGCGGGTGCGGAGGGCCACGAATTCGAGTCCGGCAGCGGCATCTTCTTCGCCGCCGTCGCGATGACGCGCATGCCGATGGTGGTGGTCGATCCGAACCGGGACGACCAACCGATCGTGTTCGTGAACCAAGCCTTCCTGGAAATGACCGGCTACGCTCGGGACGAGGTGATCGGCCGCAACTGCCGCTTCCTCCAGGGCCCCGAGACCGATCCGGCGACGCGGGCGCTGGTGCGCGAGGCCGTCGCGGCGCGGCGCGACGTCGCCACCGAGATCCTCAACTATCGCAAGGACGGCTCGTCGTTCTGGAACGCCCTGTTCGTGAGTCCGGTCTACAACGCCGCCGGGGACCTTCTGTACTTCTTCGGCTCGCAGCTCGACATCACCCGCCGCCGGCTGGCGGAAGACGCGCTGCATCAGGCGCAGAAGATGGAGGCGATCGGCCAGCTCACCGGCGGCATCGCCCACGACTTCAACAACCTGCTCCAGGTGATCCTGGGCTACGCCGACTCGCTGGCGACCAACCTCGAGCGGCCGGACGCCGACCGGGGCCGCATGGGCCGCGCCGTCGGCAACATCCGCGACGCGGCGGAGCGGGCTTCGACGCTGACGCAGCAGCTGCTCGCATTTGCCCGCAAGCAGCGCCTCGACGGCCGCACGCTCAACCTCAACGGCCTCGTCTCGGAGATGAAGGAACTGGCCGGGCGCACGCTGGGCGACGCGGTGACGATCGAGACCGATCTCGCCCCCGACCTCTGGCCCTGCCGGATCGACCGGACCCAGGCCGAGGTCGCCCTGCTCAACGTGCTCATCAACGCCCGTGACGCGATGCCGGAGGGCGGGCGGGTCACGATCGCGACCCGCAACGAGGAATCCGGCCGGCCCGACGGTTCGGGCCCGTTCGTGAGCGTCGCAGTGACCGATACGGGTGCCGGCATCCCGTCGGACATGCTGGCGCGGGTGATGGACCCGTTCTTCACCACCAAGGAGGAGGGGAAGGGCACCGGGCTCGGCCTGTCGATGGTCTACGGCTTCGCCAAGCAGTCCGGCGGCTTCGCGCAGATCGAGTCGGTGATGGGGGAGGGGACGACCGTATGCCTCTCCTTCCCCGCGAGCGACGCGGCCAGTGCGCCGGAGAGCGCGGCACCGGCTGCCATCGTCGAGGAGCGGCCGGGCACGGAAACGATCCTGATCGTGGACGACCGCGCCGACGTCGCCGAACTCGCCCGGGCGATCCTGCGCGATTACGGCTACGGCACCCTGATGGCCCGCCACGGCCGCGAGGCCCTGGAGATCCTGAACGACCATCCGGAGATCGACCTGCTCTTCTCCGACCTGATCATGCCCGGCGGCATGGACGGCCTGGCGCTCGCCCGCGAGGCGCGCCGCCGCCATCCCGACCTGAAGATCCTGCTCACCACCGGCTATGCCGAAGCCAGCCTGGAGCGAACCGGCATCGAGCGTCCGGAGTTCGATATTCTGAACAAGCCGTACCGCCGTGCCGAGCTGATCCGGCGGGTGCGGGCGGCTATCGACGCGCCGAGCCGGAGCTGA
- a CDS encoding spore photoproduct lyase family protein has protein sequence MAPRDLIDIDRIFHEPAVADYPRGREILARYSNAERIAVPSHWNIPELHGNAGSVEDWVRIKRSTLVLGVKKGLAMRPNGRSAHFIAPSTSNGCAMACAYCYVPRRKGFSNPISLFVNVDAVCAAITRHAAKQGPLPEPDQIDPEAWVYDLGENGDLSVDAMICDNVRDLVAQFRGISNAKGSFATKAVNRDLLAYDPRGRTRIRFSLMPARIARVVDVRTAPIPERIAAIDDFLRAGYEVHVNFSPVILYEGWEADWAALFDEIDGTISGAAKNQLACEIIMLTHNAGLHEVNLGWHPKAEDLLWRPDIQETKRSEGGGENLRYRTGWKGKWLARFKALLAERMPYCRVRYAF, from the coding sequence ATGGCCCCGCGCGACCTCATCGACATCGACCGCATCTTCCACGAGCCGGCGGTCGCCGATTATCCGCGCGGACGCGAAATCCTGGCCCGCTATTCGAACGCCGAGCGGATCGCGGTCCCGTCGCACTGGAACATCCCGGAGCTGCACGGCAATGCCGGCTCGGTCGAGGACTGGGTGCGGATCAAGCGATCGACCCTGGTGCTCGGCGTGAAGAAGGGACTCGCGATGCGGCCCAATGGCCGTTCCGCCCACTTCATCGCACCCTCGACCTCGAACGGCTGCGCGATGGCCTGCGCCTATTGCTACGTGCCGCGCCGCAAGGGGTTTTCCAATCCGATCTCGCTGTTCGTGAATGTCGATGCGGTCTGCGCGGCGATCACGCGCCATGCGGCCAAGCAGGGTCCGCTGCCGGAGCCCGATCAGATCGACCCGGAGGCTTGGGTCTACGATCTCGGCGAGAACGGCGACCTCTCGGTCGATGCGATGATCTGCGACAATGTCCGCGATCTCGTCGCGCAATTCCGCGGGATTTCCAATGCCAAGGGGTCGTTCGCGACCAAGGCCGTGAACCGCGATCTCCTCGCCTACGATCCAAGAGGGCGCACCCGCATCCGCTTCTCGCTGATGCCGGCGCGGATCGCGCGGGTCGTCGATGTGCGCACCGCCCCGATCCCCGAGCGGATCGCCGCGATCGACGACTTCCTTCGCGCCGGCTACGAGGTCCACGTCAATTTCTCGCCCGTGATCCTCTACGAGGGCTGGGAGGCGGATTGGGCCGCGTTGTTCGACGAGATCGACGGGACGATCTCGGGCGCCGCCAAGAATCAGCTCGCCTGCGAGATCATCATGCTGACCCACAATGCCGGGCTGCACGAGGTGAACCTCGGCTGGCACCCCAAGGCCGAGGATCTGCTCTGGCGGCCGGACATCCAAGAGACCAAGCGCTCGGAGGGCGGCGGCGAAAACCTGCGCTACCGCACCGGCTGGAAAGGGAAATGGCTCGCCCGCTTCAAGGCGCTGCTCGCCGAGCGGATGCCCTATTGCCGGGTGCGCTACGCGTTCTGA
- a CDS encoding type II toxin-antitoxin system ParD family antitoxin produces MPSSAGLETRLENDVTSLLKEGRYGSRTEILREGLRLVEERGKRLSLLGAAPAREVADANRATPAEDVKARLIARDEKLSGPVA; encoded by the coding sequence ATGCCGAGCAGCGCCGGCCTCGAAACCCGCCTCGAAAACGATGTCACATCGCTCTTGAAGGAGGGCCGCTACGGCTCCCGAACCGAGATTCTCCGCGAGGGTCTGCGCTTGGTCGAGGAGCGCGGGAAGCGCTTGTCTCTGCTCGGCGCGGCCCCGGCCCGTGAAGTCGCCGATGCCAACCGGGCGACGCCGGCCGAAGACGTCAAGGCACGGTTGATCGCCAGAGACGAAAAGCTGTCCGGCCCGGTTGCATGA
- a CDS encoding RNA methyltransferase, which translates to MSAPVVILVEPQLAENIGMTARAMANFGLSELRLVAPKNGWPKKGVREAASGATFVLDGAKVYATLPEAIADLHFLLATTARERGQMKRVFAPEDAMTASAERIGRGERIGLMFGRERVGLSNDEVSLADAIVTFPVTDAFPSLNLAQAVLLMGYEWRRAAGLATLRFSGEMLSPPATRDAMLSLFANLEQTLAGAGFYPPEKQEIIARNMRDMLHRMAMTEQDVRTFRGALRALNRKARKTDEA; encoded by the coding sequence ATGAGCGCCCCCGTCGTCATCCTGGTCGAGCCGCAACTTGCCGAGAATATCGGCATGACCGCCCGCGCCATGGCGAATTTCGGCCTGTCCGAGTTGCGCCTCGTGGCGCCCAAGAACGGTTGGCCGAAGAAGGGCGTGCGCGAGGCGGCCTCCGGCGCGACTTTCGTGCTCGATGGGGCCAAGGTCTACGCCACGCTGCCGGAGGCCATCGCCGACCTGCATTTTCTCCTCGCCACCACCGCCCGCGAGCGCGGGCAGATGAAGCGGGTCTTCGCCCCCGAGGACGCCATGACGGCCAGCGCCGAACGGATCGGCCGCGGCGAGCGGATCGGGCTGATGTTCGGGCGCGAACGGGTGGGCTTGAGCAACGACGAGGTGTCGCTGGCCGACGCCATCGTCACCTTCCCGGTGACGGACGCGTTCCCCTCGCTCAACCTCGCCCAGGCCGTGCTGCTGATGGGCTATGAGTGGCGCCGCGCCGCCGGCCTCGCCACCCTGCGCTTCTCCGGCGAAATGCTCTCGCCGCCCGCCACCCGCGATGCGATGCTCTCGCTGTTTGCAAACCTGGAGCAGACGTTGGCGGGGGCCGGCTTCTACCCGCCGGAGAAGCAGGAGATCATCGCCCGCAACATGCGCGACATGCTCCACCGCATGGCGATGACCGAGCAGGACGTGCGCACCTTTCGCGGGGCGCTGCGGGCGTTGAACCGAAAGGCTCGCAAGACCGACGAGGCGTAG